One Devosia lacusdianchii genomic window carries:
- a CDS encoding LytS/YhcK type 5TM receptor domain-containing protein, producing MGWWTLASPWQILAGNLAVVALFVLGWAHARYWLRNMPRPLRLVLFGATMGAGAIASMSMAVPFASGIFFDLRSALLIVAAFFGGLPAALISAAIALAYRLVMGGPGPGRVWAEFC from the coding sequence ATGGGGTGGTGGACTTTGGCTTCCCCCTGGCAAATCCTGGCCGGCAATCTGGCCGTCGTGGCACTGTTCGTGCTCGGCTGGGCCCATGCCCGCTATTGGCTGCGAAACATGCCACGCCCGCTGCGGTTGGTGCTTTTCGGCGCCACCATGGGCGCTGGCGCGATCGCATCCATGAGCATGGCGGTGCCCTTCGCGAGCGGTATTTTCTTCGATCTCCGCTCGGCGCTGCTGATCGTTGCTGCCTTTTTCGGCGGCCTGCCGGCAGCACTGATCAGCGCCGCGATCGCCCTGGCCTATCGCCTGGTCATGGGGGGGCCGGGGCCTGGACGGGTGTGGGCGGAATTCTGCTGA
- a CDS encoding ATP-dependent helicase encodes MLASLSYLDKLNPEQRRAVEHGVGEIRPGPLLVIAGAGSGKTNTLAHRVAHLLVNGADPRRILLMTFSRRAASEMSRRVERITAQVMGKNSGVITDALSWAGTFHGIGARLLREHAMQLGLDPSFTIHDREDSADLMNLVRHELGLSEAKSRFPTKGTCLAIYSRVVNAQGELETVLKDTFPWCAMWATELRTLFGAYVEAKQAQNVLDYDDLLLYWSGMMAEPAIAAEVSDRFDHVLVDEYQDTNRLQSSVLLAMRPNGLGLTVVGDDAQSIYSFRAATVRNILDFPTAFSPPADIVTLDRNYRSTQPILSAANAVIELASERFTKNLWTERQSDAKPLLVTVRDEADQARYVVHKVLEAREGGMTLKDQAVLFRTSSHSGPLEIELTRRNVPFVKFGGLKFLDAAHIKDLLAILRWAENPRDRVAGFRVLQLLPGVGPGTGGKVLDAMATGPDPIWALGEIPAPPRAAEGWSGLVELMGRLGKRDAGWPIELGYARLWYEPLMEQAYEDAMVRQADILQLEQIAAGYASRERFLTELTLDPPDATSDQSGVPSLDEDYLILSTIHSAKGQEWKAVHVLNVVDGCMPSDLGTGSTHELEEERRLLYVAMTRARDELNLIVPQRFFVTQQHKHGDKHLYAQRTRFIPRVMVPLFEDILWPPVTPAYIEGLSPAPARMDIGAQMRGMWSK; translated from the coding sequence GTGCTCGCCAGCCTCAGCTATCTCGATAAGCTCAACCCCGAGCAACGCCGTGCGGTGGAGCATGGCGTTGGGGAGATCCGACCCGGACCATTGCTGGTCATTGCCGGCGCCGGATCGGGCAAGACCAATACGCTGGCGCATCGGGTGGCGCATCTGCTGGTCAATGGCGCCGATCCGCGCCGCATCCTGCTGATGACGTTTTCGCGGCGAGCGGCCAGCGAAATGAGCCGCCGGGTCGAGCGGATCACGGCGCAGGTGATGGGCAAGAATTCGGGTGTTATCACCGATGCGCTGAGCTGGGCCGGCACGTTTCATGGCATCGGCGCGCGGCTGCTGCGCGAACATGCCATGCAACTCGGGCTCGATCCGTCCTTCACCATCCATGACCGCGAGGACTCGGCCGACCTGATGAACCTGGTGCGGCATGAACTGGGATTGAGCGAGGCCAAGAGCCGGTTTCCGACCAAGGGGACCTGCCTTGCGATCTATTCGCGCGTCGTCAATGCGCAGGGTGAGCTGGAGACGGTGCTCAAGGACACGTTTCCCTGGTGCGCTATGTGGGCGACTGAATTGCGGACCCTGTTCGGCGCTTACGTGGAGGCCAAGCAGGCGCAGAACGTGCTCGATTACGACGATCTGCTGCTCTACTGGTCCGGCATGATGGCCGAGCCGGCTATAGCGGCCGAGGTTTCTGATCGGTTCGATCATGTGCTGGTGGACGAGTACCAGGACACCAACAGGCTGCAATCATCGGTGCTGCTGGCGATGCGGCCGAACGGGCTCGGGCTGACGGTGGTGGGCGACGATGCACAGTCGATCTACTCGTTCCGCGCCGCGACGGTGCGCAATATTCTCGACTTCCCCACGGCGTTCAGCCCACCGGCCGATATCGTGACGCTCGACCGCAATTATCGCTCGACGCAGCCGATCCTGAGCGCCGCCAATGCGGTGATCGAGCTGGCCAGCGAGCGCTTCACCAAGAACCTGTGGACCGAGCGGCAATCGGACGCCAAGCCGCTGCTGGTGACGGTGCGCGATGAGGCCGACCAGGCGCGCTATGTGGTGCACAAGGTGCTGGAGGCGCGCGAGGGCGGTATGACGCTCAAGGATCAGGCCGTGCTGTTCCGCACATCGAGCCATTCCGGGCCGCTGGAGATCGAGCTGACGCGGCGGAATGTTCCGTTCGTCAAATTCGGCGGGCTTAAGTTTCTCGATGCCGCCCATATCAAGGACCTGCTTGCCATTCTGCGCTGGGCGGAAAATCCGCGCGACCGGGTGGCGGGCTTCCGGGTGCTGCAATTGCTGCCCGGTGTTGGACCCGGCACGGGGGGCAAAGTACTCGACGCCATGGCCACCGGACCCGATCCGATCTGGGCGCTGGGAGAAATTCCGGCACCGCCGCGCGCCGCCGAAGGCTGGAGCGGGCTGGTCGAGCTGATGGGGCGGCTGGGCAAGCGCGACGCGGGTTGGCCGATCGAACTGGGCTATGCGCGGCTGTGGTACGAGCCGCTGATGGAACAGGCCTATGAAGACGCGATGGTGCGGCAGGCCGATATCCTGCAGCTTGAACAGATCGCGGCGGGCTATGCCAGCCGTGAGCGCTTCCTGACCGAGCTGACGCTCGATCCGCCCGACGCGACCAGCGACCAATCCGGGGTTCCCTCGCTGGACGAGGACTACCTGATCCTCTCGACCATCCATTCGGCCAAGGGGCAGGAATGGAAGGCCGTGCATGTGCTCAATGTTGTCGATGGCTGCATGCCATCGGACCTGGGGACCGGTTCGACGCATGAGCTGGAGGAAGAGCGGCGGCTGCTTTATGTGGCGATGACGCGGGCGCGGGACGAGTTGAATCTGATCGTGCCGCAGCGGTTTTTCGTGACGCAGCAACACAAGCACGGCGACAAGCATCTCTATGCCCAGCGCACGCGCTTTATCCCACGCGTGATGGTGCCACTGTTTGAGGACATCCTGTGGCCGCCGGTGACGCCGGCTTATATCGAGGGGCTGTCGCCCGCCCCTGCCCGCATGGATATCGGGGCCCAGATGCGGGGCATGTGGAGCAAATAG
- a CDS encoding HesA/MoeB/ThiF family protein has product MSFSYAEFTNRNLGFVDAAGQEKLRNATVFVCGTGGMGGAAILALARAGIGKLILADIDTFEIGNMNRQVFAFLNTVDRHKAEATAEIIKTINPEIEVTVYKDDWPDHVEQSIAAAAVTINGTDDLAASLLLYRTARAAGKPVIDAYASSLPSVYVTRPSDPMPEERLDYPTIGTAWNALTAEQRGEAFMREIEHVMVHSSARKYIDMQLAGEMAAGKRKRMSFAPMVITTGMLMAYETIALILGQQTKTDCRGWFFNPYEGKVERPLPGILSAIITPIARRKIAELTGAA; this is encoded by the coding sequence ATGAGCTTCTCCTACGCCGAATTCACCAACCGCAATCTTGGCTTCGTCGATGCGGCGGGCCAGGAAAAACTGCGCAACGCCACCGTCTTCGTCTGCGGCACCGGCGGCATGGGCGGCGCGGCCATCCTCGCCCTGGCCCGCGCGGGCATCGGCAAACTGATCCTCGCCGATATCGACACCTTCGAAATCGGCAACATGAACCGGCAGGTCTTTGCCTTCCTCAACACCGTCGATCGCCACAAGGCCGAAGCCACCGCCGAGATCATCAAGACCATCAATCCCGAGATCGAGGTCACCGTCTACAAGGACGATTGGCCCGATCACGTCGAGCAAAGCATTGCCGCCGCTGCCGTGACCATCAACGGCACCGATGACCTCGCCGCCAGCCTGCTCCTCTACCGCACCGCACGCGCCGCCGGAAAACCGGTGATCGACGCCTACGCCTCCTCACTGCCTTCGGTCTATGTCACCCGCCCCTCCGACCCGATGCCCGAGGAACGCCTTGACTATCCGACCATCGGCACGGCCTGGAATGCCCTCACCGCCGAGCAGCGCGGCGAGGCTTTCATGCGCGAAATCGAGCACGTCATGGTCCATTCCTCGGCGCGCAAATATATCGACATGCAGCTCGCCGGCGAAATGGCTGCGGGCAAGCGCAAGCGCATGTCCTTCGCTCCCATGGTCATCACCACAGGCATGCTGATGGCCTACGAAACCATCGCGCTGATCCTTGGTCAGCAGACCAAAACCGACTGCCGCGGCTGGTTCTTCAATCCCTATGAAGGCAAGGTCGAACGGCCACTGCCGGGCATTCTCTCCGCCATCATCACCCCCATAGCGCGCCGCAAGATCGCCGAACTCACGGGCGCCGCGTGA
- a CDS encoding GNAT family N-acetyltransferase gives MELREGDFEAFFAAPFEAYGENTPYVSPMKSDLRRFFTVGENPLFPAPGNFALFSVHRHGKTVGRISAHIHPASNALHKTNTAYFGYFDVADDAEAAKTLLNAAETWARQRGFDTIAGNFNLTAMQQIGVMTGGFEHTPYVDQVYSPPHIARLLADSGYEAYFPMRTFEVDLEKFNPLSILGPAQQEILSSPDWHFARVTRKEIPQRLAEARELLNSGFSDNPMFVPLTAEEFEFQAKELKWIIDPRITSVIHHEGKPAAIALVIPDLNPFIRATRSQMSWLTPWHFIVNLFRRKRALVVYASVRHDLHSKGVMSAMLVNLLPAMLAAGYKQVGITWVWDENKGSLRLMDYLGGKPLHRLHLFRKSL, from the coding sequence ATGGAGCTGCGTGAGGGCGACTTCGAAGCATTCTTCGCCGCCCCCTTCGAGGCCTATGGCGAGAACACGCCCTATGTTTCGCCGATGAAATCGGACCTTCGCCGCTTCTTCACCGTGGGCGAAAATCCGCTCTTCCCTGCGCCCGGCAATTTCGCGTTATTTTCCGTTCATCGGCATGGCAAAACTGTGGGCCGCATCAGCGCCCACATCCACCCCGCCTCCAATGCCCTGCACAAAACCAACACCGCCTACTTCGGCTATTTCGACGTCGCCGACGACGCCGAAGCCGCCAAAACCCTCCTGAATGCCGCCGAAACCTGGGCCCGCCAGCGCGGCTTCGACACCATAGCCGGCAATTTCAACCTGACCGCCATGCAGCAGATCGGCGTCATGACCGGGGGCTTCGAACACACCCCCTATGTCGACCAGGTCTATAGCCCACCCCACATCGCCCGCCTCCTCGCCGACAGCGGCTACGAGGCTTACTTCCCTATGCGGACCTTCGAGGTTGACCTCGAAAAATTCAATCCACTGAGCATATTAGGTCCAGCCCAGCAGGAAATACTCAGCTCGCCCGACTGGCATTTCGCCCGCGTGACCCGCAAGGAAATCCCCCAGCGACTGGCCGAGGCCCGCGAACTGCTCAACAGTGGCTTCAGCGACAATCCCATGTTCGTGCCGCTCACTGCGGAAGAGTTCGAGTTTCAGGCCAAGGAGCTCAAATGGATCATCGATCCGCGTATCACCTCGGTCATCCACCACGAGGGCAAGCCTGCCGCCATCGCCCTGGTCATCCCAGATCTCAACCCCTTCATCCGCGCCACCCGCAGCCAGATGTCCTGGCTGACTCCGTGGCACTTCATCGTCAACCTGTTCCGCCGCAAGCGCGCCCTGGTCGTCTATGCCTCGGTCCGGCATGACCTCCACAGCAAGGGCGTGATGAGCGCCATGCTCGTCAACCTGCTGCCCGCCATGCTCGCCGCCGGCTACAAGCAGGTCGGTATCACCTGGGTCTGGGACGAGAACAAGGGCAGCCTGCGTCTGATGGATTACCTCGGCGGCAAACCGCTGCATCGCCTGCATCTGTTCCGCAAGTCGTTGTAA
- the cysG gene encoding siroheme synthase CysG — protein sequence MHIVSKPRSNARITPLAVLPFFFDLAGKRVVVMGGTEPACWKIELLAAAGAHVEVFSPIAEWCDDLVALAEAGAVAGSISLIDREWTDADLSGAVLAVADIEDDEQAVAFTAAARDAGVPYNVIDRPEFCQFQFGSIVNRSPVVVGISTAGAAPILGQAVRRRIETLLPATLSVWAQLAQSVRASVMDRLDAGPQRRAFWERLVDRAFGDAAPTPMDGDMDAIVAAPAMGRVTLVGAGPGDADLLTIKAVRALQAADVILFDDLVSSDVLELARREAKRILVGKRAARESCRQDDINAMMLTLARQGKHVVRLKSGDPMIFGRAGEEIEMLKRHGIAVTVVPGVTAALALASGLGISLTHRDHAQSVRFVTGHSRQGVLPETLDWAALADPVTTSVYYMSRRTMPQIVQHLRDQGMQATTPAIIAANVGRADQQVWRGTIEQAVVAVEAFSLAAPTIFAVGDALRQPRETFALPDGVAANA from the coding sequence ATGCACATCGTCTCCAAGCCGCGGAGTAATGCCCGGATAACGCCGCTGGCGGTGTTGCCGTTCTTCTTCGATCTGGCCGGCAAGCGCGTCGTGGTGATGGGCGGCACCGAACCGGCCTGCTGGAAGATCGAACTCTTGGCCGCCGCCGGTGCCCATGTGGAGGTCTTCTCGCCGATTGCAGAATGGTGCGACGATCTCGTCGCTTTGGCGGAGGCCGGCGCGGTCGCCGGCAGCATCAGCCTGATCGACCGGGAGTGGACCGACGCGGACTTGTCGGGTGCCGTACTGGCGGTGGCCGATATCGAGGATGACGAGCAAGCCGTCGCCTTCACCGCCGCCGCGCGCGACGCCGGCGTGCCCTACAATGTCATCGACCGGCCCGAATTCTGCCAGTTCCAGTTCGGCTCCATCGTCAATCGCTCGCCCGTCGTCGTTGGCATTTCCACGGCCGGCGCGGCGCCAATCCTTGGGCAGGCGGTGCGCCGTCGCATCGAGACGCTGCTGCCGGCGACGCTGAGCGTCTGGGCCCAGTTGGCACAATCGGTACGCGCCAGCGTGATGGATCGGCTCGATGCCGGGCCGCAGCGACGAGCATTCTGGGAACGACTGGTCGATCGTGCCTTCGGCGATGCGGCGCCAACACCCATGGATGGCGACATGGATGCCATTGTCGCCGCGCCGGCGATGGGTCGCGTCACGCTGGTCGGCGCCGGTCCGGGCGATGCGGACTTATTGACCATCAAGGCGGTGCGGGCGCTGCAAGCGGCCGATGTCATCCTGTTCGACGACCTGGTTTCGTCTGACGTGCTGGAACTGGCCAGGCGCGAGGCCAAGCGCATACTGGTGGGCAAGCGCGCCGCCCGCGAAAGCTGCCGCCAGGACGATATCAATGCGATGATGCTGACCCTGGCGCGGCAGGGCAAGCATGTGGTTCGCCTCAAATCGGGCGATCCGATGATCTTCGGCCGTGCCGGGGAAGAGATCGAGATGCTGAAACGGCACGGCATTGCGGTGACTGTGGTGCCCGGGGTTACTGCTGCGCTGGCGCTGGCCAGCGGCCTCGGCATCTCGCTCACGCATCGGGACCATGCCCAATCGGTCCGTTTCGTCACCGGCCATTCCCGCCAGGGCGTGCTGCCAGAGACGCTGGACTGGGCAGCCCTGGCGGACCCTGTCACCACCAGTGTCTATTACATGTCGCGACGGACCATGCCACAGATTGTCCAGCATCTGCGCGACCAGGGGATGCAGGCCACTACGCCCGCGATCATTGCGGCCAATGTCGGGCGGGCCGATCAGCAGGTTTGGCGCGGCACGATCGAGCAGGCGGTGGTTGCAGTCGAGGCTTTTTCGCTGGCAGCGCCAACGATCTTTGCAGTCGGCGACGCCCTGCGGCAGCCGCGAGAGACTTTCGCCCTACCCGATGGCGTCGCGGCGAACGCCTAG
- a CDS encoding nitrate reductase: MTTTRTTCPYCGVGCGVLATPQPDGTVAISGDPDHPANYGRLCSKGSALGETLSLDGRLLYPEVKGQRSSWDDALDLVATTFSRAIDEHGPDSVAFYGSGQLLTEDYYVANKLMKGFIGSGNMDTNSRLCMASSVAGHKRAFGSDTVPGNYEDLELSDLVVLVGSNLGWCHPVLYQRIVKAKAERPDMRVVLIDPRRTVSADIADLHLAVQSDGDSALFVGLLGYLDSNGITAPGFVADHTSGVEAALLVAEDWPVSRVASATGLSEKSVELFYTWFGKTEKVVTIYSQGVNQSSSGTDKVNAIINCHLLTGRMGRPGMGPFSVTGQPNAMGGREVGGLANMLAAHMDFTPEAIERVGRFWGSDSVASKPGFKAVELFSAMARGEIKAIWIMATNPVDSMPEADAVRAALATCPFVVVSDMSGRTDTGIVAHVRLPAAGWGEKDGTVTNSERRISRQRPFLALPGEVRPDWWIIKEVGKRMGFAQVFDYATPAQIFAEHVALSAFENDGSRDFDLSGLLGADYATLPPTQWPVRNKPAARMFGDGRFFTRDRRARFVPVLPPPPFVPAPGSFILNTGRVRDHWHTMTRTGKTARLSAHYAEPFVEIHPDDAEALNIRRATLVRLSNRHGSAVVRALVTDRQRRGHLFVPMHWTDHFASNGRVDALVTAKVDPHSHQPALKMALAHAEPFYTRMHGFFVARTRPLLSGLDYWATAEAPGGMRGEIAMTSEPTNWDAWIRAAFELPTDANLISLHDAHSGRRNVALIEDGRLVFALYLSPDPVLVSRQWAVGLLAAESITGSAVLAGRPGADMPDSGAIVCSCFSVGINTITAAVIAKGCTTVEAVGAYTKAGTNCGSCRAEIRGIIDAHRLQAAE, from the coding sequence ATGACCACAACCCGCACCACCTGCCCCTATTGCGGTGTCGGTTGTGGCGTCCTCGCCACGCCGCAGCCGGATGGTACCGTCGCCATATCAGGTGATCCAGATCACCCCGCAAACTATGGCCGCCTTTGCTCCAAGGGTTCGGCCTTGGGCGAGACGCTCTCGCTGGACGGCCGCCTGCTCTATCCCGAGGTCAAAGGCCAGCGCAGTAGCTGGGATGACGCCCTCGACCTGGTAGCCACGACCTTCAGCCGGGCCATCGACGAGCATGGCCCCGATTCCGTCGCCTTCTATGGCTCTGGCCAACTCCTCACCGAGGACTATTACGTCGCCAATAAGCTGATGAAGGGCTTCATCGGCTCGGGCAATATGGATACCAATTCGCGCCTTTGCATGGCCTCGTCAGTGGCCGGACACAAGCGCGCTTTCGGCTCGGATACCGTCCCCGGCAATTACGAGGATCTCGAACTGTCCGACCTGGTCGTGCTGGTCGGCAGCAATCTAGGCTGGTGCCACCCGGTGCTTTATCAGCGCATCGTCAAGGCTAAGGCCGAGCGCCCTGATATGCGGGTCGTACTGATCGATCCGCGCCGGACGGTCAGCGCCGATATCGCCGACCTGCATCTGGCAGTGCAGTCAGATGGCGATAGTGCCCTGTTTGTCGGCTTGCTCGGCTATCTCGACAGCAACGGTATCACAGCGCCGGGTTTCGTTGCAGATCACACGTCGGGTGTGGAAGCGGCGCTGCTGGTGGCGGAGGATTGGCCCGTCAGTCGGGTTGCCAGCGCCACGGGCCTGTCCGAGAAGTCAGTCGAGCTGTTCTACACCTGGTTCGGCAAGACCGAGAAGGTCGTCACCATCTATTCACAGGGCGTCAACCAGTCATCCTCGGGCACTGACAAGGTCAATGCCATCATCAACTGCCACCTGCTGACCGGCCGTATGGGCCGGCCGGGCATGGGACCGTTCTCGGTCACCGGCCAGCCCAATGCCATGGGTGGTCGCGAGGTGGGCGGGCTGGCGAACATGCTCGCCGCGCATATGGACTTCACGCCCGAAGCCATCGAGCGTGTTGGCCGCTTCTGGGGGAGCGACAGCGTTGCCAGCAAACCCGGCTTCAAAGCCGTCGAACTTTTCTCCGCCATGGCCCGTGGCGAGATCAAGGCGATCTGGATCATGGCGACCAACCCGGTCGATTCCATGCCCGAAGCGGACGCGGTTCGTGCCGCGCTGGCCACCTGCCCCTTCGTCGTCGTGTCCGACATGTCTGGTCGCACCGATACCGGTATTGTCGCTCATGTCCGCCTCCCGGCGGCCGGCTGGGGCGAAAAGGACGGCACCGTTACCAATTCGGAACGACGCATTTCGCGCCAGCGACCGTTCCTTGCGCTGCCGGGCGAGGTGCGCCCCGACTGGTGGATCATCAAGGAAGTCGGCAAGCGCATGGGTTTTGCGCAGGTGTTCGACTATGCCACCCCGGCGCAAATTTTCGCCGAGCATGTGGCGCTTTCGGCTTTCGAGAATGATGGCAGTCGGGACTTCGACCTCTCCGGCCTTTTGGGCGCGGATTATGCTACTCTGCCCCCAACGCAGTGGCCCGTCCGGAACAAGCCGGCCGCGCGAATGTTCGGCGACGGCCGTTTTTTCACGCGCGATCGCAGGGCCCGCTTCGTGCCAGTGCTGCCGCCGCCGCCCTTCGTGCCAGCGCCGGGCAGCTTTATTCTCAATACCGGCCGGGTGCGCGACCACTGGCATACGATGACACGTACCGGCAAAACCGCACGCCTATCGGCCCACTACGCCGAGCCGTTCGTTGAAATCCACCCTGATGATGCCGAGGCTCTCAATATCCGCCGCGCCACGCTGGTGCGCCTGAGCAATCGCCATGGCAGTGCTGTGGTTCGCGCGCTGGTGACGGATCGGCAGCGGCGCGGGCACCTGTTCGTGCCGATGCACTGGACCGACCACTTCGCCTCGAATGGCCGCGTGGATGCCCTGGTGACGGCCAAGGTGGACCCTCACTCGCATCAACCGGCCCTGAAGATGGCGTTGGCGCATGCCGAGCCGTTCTATACCCGCATGCACGGCTTCTTCGTCGCCCGCACGCGGCCGCTGCTCTCTGGTCTCGACTACTGGGCCACGGCTGAGGCGCCGGGCGGCATGCGGGGCGAGATCGCCATGACCAGCGAACCGACCAATTGGGACGCCTGGATCCGCGCCGCCTTCGAACTCCCGACCGACGCAAACCTGATCTCGCTGCACGATGCCCATTCCGGTCGCCGCAATGTCGCGTTGATCGAAGATGGCAGGTTGGTTTTCGCGCTCTATCTGTCACCCGACCCCGTGCTGGTGTCGCGGCAATGGGCGGTGGGTCTCTTGGCCGCCGAGAGTATCACCGGCTCGGCCGTGCTGGCCGGTCGGCCCGGCGCCGACATGCCTGATAGCGGCGCCATCGTCTGCTCCTGCTTCTCAGTGGGCATCAACACTATCACTGCCGCTGTCATCGCAAAGGGCTGCACAACCGTCGAGGCGGTGGGCGCCTATACCAAGGCCGGCACCAATTGCGGCTCCTGCCGCGCTGAAATCAGGGGGATCATCGATGCACATCGTCTCCAAGCCGCGGAGTAA
- the nirD gene encoding nitrite reductase small subunit NirD, with the protein MTNWIEIGTVAAIPRRGARCVNTPSGKIAVFRTQEDQIFAMENRCPHKNGPLSEGIVHGASVTCPLHNWVFDLETGKAMGADEGEVRTYAIDVVDGRIFIADEIMAVAAE; encoded by the coding sequence ATGACCAATTGGATCGAAATCGGCACCGTCGCCGCCATTCCGCGCCGTGGCGCGCGTTGCGTCAACACGCCATCAGGCAAGATCGCGGTGTTTCGTACGCAGGAAGACCAGATCTTCGCCATGGAAAACCGCTGCCCGCACAAGAACGGGCCGCTCAGCGAGGGCATCGTGCATGGCGCCTCGGTGACCTGTCCGCTGCACAATTGGGTGTTTGACCTCGAAACCGGCAAGGCCATGGGCGCCGATGAGGGTGAGGTGCGCACCTATGCGATCGACGTGGTCGATGGGCGGATTTTCATCGCTGATGAGATCATGGCGGTGGCGGCGGAGTGA